In Streptomyces puniciscabiei, a single genomic region encodes these proteins:
- the orn gene encoding oligoribonuclease → MNDRMVWIDCEMTGLSLSDDALIEVAALVTDSELNVLGEGVDIVIRPPDQALETMPEVVRQMHTASGLLAELPNGTTLKDAEEQVLAYVKEYVKEPGKAPLCGNSVGTDRGFLLRDMPTLEDYLHYRIVDVSSIKELARRWYPRAYFNSPEKNGNHRALADIRESIAELRYYREAIFVPQPGPDSDTARAIAAKHVLPAR, encoded by the coding sequence ATGAACGATCGCATGGTGTGGATCGACTGCGAGATGACCGGCCTCTCGCTGTCCGACGACGCTCTCATCGAGGTGGCCGCCCTCGTCACCGACTCCGAGCTGAACGTACTCGGCGAGGGGGTGGACATCGTCATCCGCCCGCCGGACCAGGCGCTGGAGACGATGCCGGAGGTGGTGCGTCAGATGCACACCGCGTCCGGTCTGCTCGCCGAGCTCCCGAACGGCACGACCCTGAAGGACGCCGAGGAGCAGGTCCTCGCGTATGTGAAGGAGTACGTGAAGGAGCCCGGCAAGGCCCCGCTGTGCGGCAACTCCGTCGGCACCGACCGCGGCTTCCTGCTGCGGGACATGCCGACCCTGGAGGACTACCTCCACTACCGGATCGTCGACGTGTCCTCCATCAAGGAGCTGGCCCGCCGCTGGTATCCGAGGGCGTACTTCAACAGCCCGGAGAAGAACGGCAACCACCGGGCCCTCGCCGACATCCGCGAGTCGATCGCCGAGCTGCGCTACTACCGCGAGGCCATCTTCGTCCCGCAGCCCGGCCCGGACTCCGACACCGCGAGGGCGATCGCCGCCAAGCACGTCCTGCCCGCGCGGTGA
- a CDS encoding LacI family DNA-binding transcriptional regulator — translation MASHGARGRSGGRPTLEEVAARAGVGRGTVSRVINGSPRVSDATRAAVEAAVAELGYVPNTAARALAANRTDAIALVVPEPETRFFAEPYFSDMLRGVGSELSETEMQLLLIFAGSDRERRRLAQYLAAHRVDGVLLVSVHADDPLPDLLAQLEIPAVISGPRSAGETLTSVDSDNYGGARSAVEHLLSRDRTRIAHITGRLDVYGAQRRLDGYRDALRDTGREVDELLVEPGDFTEEGGRRAMSVLLDRRPDLDAVFAGSDVMAAGARQVLREAGRRIPEDVALVGYDDSAIARHMEPPLTSVRQPIEEMGRAMIDLLLTEIADRRPPASRGLERQHAVLPTELVTRASS, via the coding sequence ATGGCAAGCCACGGAGCGCGGGGCCGCAGCGGGGGCCGGCCCACGCTCGAGGAGGTCGCCGCCCGGGCCGGGGTCGGCCGGGGCACGGTCTCGCGGGTGATCAACGGCTCGCCCCGGGTCAGCGACGCCACCCGCGCCGCGGTCGAGGCGGCCGTCGCGGAACTCGGCTACGTCCCCAACACGGCGGCCCGGGCCCTCGCCGCCAACCGCACCGACGCCATCGCCCTCGTCGTCCCCGAGCCGGAGACCCGCTTCTTCGCGGAGCCCTACTTCTCGGACATGCTGCGCGGGGTCGGCTCCGAACTGTCCGAGACCGAGATGCAGTTGCTGCTGATCTTCGCGGGCAGCGACCGCGAGCGCCGTCGCCTCGCGCAGTACCTCGCGGCCCACCGGGTGGACGGCGTCCTGCTGGTCTCGGTCCACGCCGACGACCCCCTGCCCGACCTGCTGGCCCAGCTGGAGATCCCGGCCGTGATCAGCGGCCCCCGCTCGGCCGGCGAGACGCTCACCTCGGTGGACTCGGACAACTACGGCGGTGCCCGCTCGGCCGTGGAGCACCTGCTCTCCCGCGACCGCACCCGCATCGCCCACATCACCGGCCGCCTCGACGTCTACGGCGCCCAGCGCCGCCTCGACGGCTATCGTGACGCCCTGCGCGACACGGGCCGGGAGGTGGACGAACTCCTCGTGGAACCGGGGGACTTCACGGAAGAGGGCGGCCGCCGGGCCATGTCCGTGCTCCTCGACCGCCGCCCCGACCTGGACGCGGTGTTCGCCGGCTCGGACGTGATGGCGGCCGGCGCCCGGCAGGTGCTGCGCGAGGCGGGCCGCCGTATCCCGGAGGACGTGGCCCTGGTCGGCTACGACGACTCCGCCATCGCCCGCCACATGGAGCCGCCGCTCACCAGCGTCCGCCAGCCCATCGAGGAGATGGGCCGCGCCATGATCGACCTGCTGCTCACAGAGATCGCCGACCGCCGCCCACCCGCGTCCCGGGGGCTGGAACGGCAGCATGCGGTGCTGCCGACGGAGCTGGTGACGCGGGCGTCGTCGTAG
- a CDS encoding carbohydrate ABC transporter permease, with amino-acid sequence MTSPKQALAHPASSADAAPGTPPGAARGAHGRGAPAGADSWRSRLYRWDMKASPYAFVSPFFILFGAFTLVPLLYTAWYSLHDVQLSSLNHQTWAGLDNYKNLWSSDFFWNALRNTLTIGVISTVPQLLAALGLAHLLNYRLRGSTVWRVVMLTPYATSVAAATLVFTLLYSWDGGMVNWILHFFGVDPVNWRESDWGSQFAVSSIVIWRWTGYNALIYLAAMQAIPADLYESAAIDGANRWQQFRHVTIPQLRPTILFTVVVSTIGATQLFGEPLLFGGVSGSKGGSEHQYQTLGLYMYDQGWIIGNLGKASAIAWSMFLILLIIAAVNLLLTRRLRKSQ; translated from the coding sequence GTGACCAGCCCCAAGCAGGCTCTCGCGCACCCCGCGTCGAGCGCCGACGCCGCGCCCGGCACCCCGCCGGGCGCGGCGCGGGGCGCTCACGGTCGCGGTGCTCCGGCGGGCGCCGACTCCTGGCGCAGCCGGCTGTACCGCTGGGACATGAAGGCGTCGCCGTACGCGTTCGTGTCCCCCTTCTTCATCCTGTTCGGCGCCTTCACCCTGGTTCCGCTGCTGTACACGGCCTGGTACTCACTGCACGACGTGCAGCTGTCCTCGCTGAACCACCAGACCTGGGCGGGCCTGGACAACTACAAGAACCTCTGGTCGTCGGATTTCTTCTGGAACGCCCTGAGGAACACCCTGACCATCGGCGTCATCTCGACCGTGCCGCAGCTGCTGGCCGCGCTCGGGCTGGCGCACCTGCTGAACTACCGGCTGCGCGGCTCGACCGTCTGGCGTGTGGTGATGCTGACCCCGTACGCCACCTCGGTGGCCGCGGCGACCCTGGTGTTCACGCTGCTGTACTCGTGGGACGGCGGAATGGTCAACTGGATCCTGCACTTCTTCGGGGTGGATCCGGTCAACTGGCGTGAGTCCGACTGGGGTTCGCAGTTCGCGGTGTCGTCGATCGTGATCTGGCGGTGGACGGGCTACAACGCGCTGATCTACCTCGCCGCCATGCAGGCGATCCCGGCCGATCTGTACGAGTCGGCCGCGATCGACGGAGCGAACCGCTGGCAGCAGTTCCGGCACGTCACGATCCCGCAGCTGCGGCCGACGATCCTCTTCACGGTCGTGGTCTCGACCATCGGTGCGACCCAGCTCTTCGGCGAGCCGCTGCTGTTCGGCGGGGTCAGCGGGTCCAAGGGCGGCTCCGAGCACCAGTACCAGACGCTCGGCCTGTACATGTACGACCAGGGCTGGATCATCGGCAACCTCGGCAAGGCGTCGGCGATCGCCTGGTCGATGTTCCTGATCCTGCTGATCATCGCCGCGGTCAATCTGCTGCTCACCCGACGGCTGAGGAAGTCCCAATGA
- a CDS encoding carbohydrate ABC transporter permease codes for MTTSELTLPQVTRKERRPRGRTGAGKQLHAGPVTYVVLTVFALVSLAPLVWTAIAASRTDRRLAQTPPPLWFGGNLFTNLRTAWDQAGLGTAMFNSVIVAGTITVSTVLFSTLAGFAFAKLRFRFSSLLLLLTIGTMMIPPQLAVVPLYLWMSDLGWSNQLQTVILPSLVTAFGTFFMRQYLVQALPTELIEAARVDGASSIRIVWHVVFPAARPAMAVLGLLTFVFAWNDFLWPIIALNQQNPTVQVALNSLGTGYVPDQAVIMAGALLGTLPLLIAFVLFGKQIVGGIMQGAIKG; via the coding sequence ATGACGACCAGTGAACTGACGCTGCCTCAGGTGACCCGGAAGGAGCGGCGGCCCCGGGGCCGGACGGGCGCCGGCAAACAGCTGCACGCGGGCCCGGTGACGTACGTCGTGCTCACCGTCTTCGCGCTGGTCTCCCTCGCCCCGCTGGTGTGGACGGCGATCGCCGCCTCCCGCACCGACCGGCGTCTCGCCCAGACCCCGCCGCCGCTGTGGTTCGGCGGCAACCTGTTCACGAACCTGCGGACGGCCTGGGACCAGGCGGGGCTGGGCACCGCGATGTTCAACTCGGTGATCGTGGCGGGCACGATCACGGTGAGCACGGTGCTGTTCTCGACCCTGGCCGGGTTCGCCTTCGCCAAGCTGCGGTTCCGCTTCTCCAGCCTGCTGCTCCTGCTGACCATCGGCACGATGATGATCCCGCCGCAGCTGGCCGTCGTACCGCTGTATCTGTGGATGTCCGACCTCGGCTGGTCGAACCAGCTGCAGACGGTGATCCTGCCGAGTCTCGTCACCGCCTTCGGCACGTTCTTCATGCGGCAGTACCTGGTGCAGGCCCTGCCGACGGAGCTGATCGAGGCGGCCCGGGTGGACGGCGCGAGCAGCATCCGGATCGTCTGGCACGTGGTCTTCCCGGCGGCGCGTCCGGCGATGGCGGTGCTCGGCCTGCTGACGTTCGTGTTCGCCTGGAACGACTTCCTGTGGCCGATCATCGCCCTGAACCAGCAGAACCCGACCGTGCAGGTGGCCCTGAACTCGCTCGGCACCGGGTACGTCCCCGACCAGGCGGTGATCATGGCGGGCGCGCTGCTCGGCACACTGCCGCTGCTGATCGCGTTCGTCCTGTTCGGCAAGCAGATCGTGGGCGGGATCATGCAGGGCGCGATCAAGGGCTGA
- a CDS encoding DoxX family protein, with translation MNLALWIVTALLAVAYLLSGGLKVAVPKEKIAAFGPSAHWIHDFSAGGVKAIGALEVLAAVGLVLPATLGIAPVLVPLAALGLALLMTGAAITRLRRHEVTLMMVDVVYIVLSAFVAWGRLGPESFLR, from the coding sequence ATGAACCTCGCCCTGTGGATCGTCACCGCACTGCTCGCCGTCGCCTATCTGCTCAGCGGCGGCCTCAAGGTGGCCGTGCCGAAGGAGAAGATCGCCGCCTTCGGGCCCAGTGCGCATTGGATCCACGACTTCAGCGCCGGCGGAGTGAAGGCCATCGGCGCCCTCGAGGTGCTGGCCGCCGTCGGTCTGGTCCTGCCCGCCACGCTCGGCATCGCACCCGTTCTGGTGCCGCTGGCGGCCCTCGGCCTGGCCCTTCTCATGACCGGTGCCGCGATCACCCGCCTGCGGCGTCACGAAGTCACGCTCATGATGGTGGACGTCGTCTACATCGTCCTGTCGGCGTTCGTGGCCTGGGGCCGGCTCGGCCCGGAGTCCTTCCTCCGCTGA
- the sigJ gene encoding RNA polymerase sigma factor SigJ produces MPGSVAGTEADGYRSLLFSIAYGMTGSVGDAEDIVQDAFLGLTRARRAGTPVANLKAYLTTAVTRLGINHLSSARVRRETYVGDWLPEPVVVSAERPGPAEHAELSDSLSMAFLVLLEALSPVERAVFVLREVFGYGYPEVARITGKTEANCRQIFARARKRLGPGAQVAGSAPPPARRAESEELARKFFAAAEGGDMDALLDMLAPDVVFHGDGGGKARALAKSITEARPIAQLLVGGLRRVGRLGALLKAARVNGRPGGVIHDAEGRVASVIELDIADGRIRAIRAVSNPDKLEHLGPVSDIGRLPQRRPADH; encoded by the coding sequence GTGCCGGGATCGGTTGCGGGGACGGAGGCGGACGGGTACCGGTCGCTGCTGTTCTCCATCGCCTACGGGATGACCGGCTCCGTGGGCGACGCGGAGGACATCGTGCAGGACGCCTTCCTGGGCCTGACCCGGGCGCGCCGGGCCGGGACCCCGGTCGCGAACCTGAAGGCGTATCTGACCACCGCGGTGACCCGGCTGGGCATCAACCACCTGAGCTCGGCGCGGGTACGGCGGGAGACCTATGTGGGCGACTGGCTGCCCGAGCCGGTCGTGGTGTCCGCCGAGCGGCCCGGACCGGCCGAGCACGCCGAGCTGTCGGACTCGCTGTCGATGGCGTTCCTCGTACTGCTGGAGGCGCTTTCCCCGGTGGAGCGGGCGGTGTTCGTGCTGCGGGAGGTCTTCGGGTACGGCTACCCGGAGGTGGCGCGGATCACCGGCAAGACCGAGGCGAACTGCCGGCAGATCTTCGCCCGCGCCAGGAAGCGCCTCGGTCCCGGCGCACAGGTGGCCGGCAGCGCGCCGCCCCCGGCGCGGCGGGCGGAGAGCGAGGAGCTCGCCCGTAAGTTCTTCGCGGCGGCCGAGGGCGGCGACATGGACGCGCTGCTCGACATGCTCGCCCCGGACGTGGTCTTCCACGGGGACGGCGGCGGCAAGGCGCGGGCGCTCGCGAAGTCGATCACCGAGGCGCGCCCCATCGCCCAGCTGCTGGTCGGCGGCCTGCGCCGGGTCGGGAGGCTCGGCGCCCTCCTCAAGGCGGCCCGGGTCAACGGCCGCCCGGGCGGCGTGATCCACGACGCCGAGGGCCGCGTGGCCAGTGTGATCGAGCTCGACATCGCCGACGGCAGGATCCGGGCGATCCGCGCCGTCTCCAACCCCGACAAGCTCGAGCACCTCGGCCCGGTGTCGGACATCGGCCGGCTGCCGCAGCGGCGCCCCGCCGATCACTGA
- a CDS encoding ABC transporter substrate-binding protein — protein sequence MRTSIRRSQRLMALAAVAALTTGLLAGCAKDSNDGSSDGSGGGNGSGKGKTTLTIGTFGVFGYKQAGLYDEYMKLHPDINIKENVTTRTDVYWPKVLTRLQAGSGTDDIQAIEIGNITEAVQTQASKFVDLGKEVDKSQWLDWKNAQATTKDGKLIGLGTDIGPMAICYRKDLFQKAGLPTDRDKLAQMWKGDWAKYVDVGKQYMKKAPKGTKFVDSASSVYNAALGGGDERYYDKDGNVVWDKSDGVKKAWDAAMDVATSGMSAKLKQFDPTWDQGYANGTFATVACPAWMIGYIEQKSGDSGKGKWDVAAAPTAANWGGSFLGVPVAGKHQKEAIALAKWLTAPEQQAKVFAKQASFPSTPSAYANLQPAADTTAYFSNAPITQIFADSAKTIPVQYFGIKDQPINSAITDVGILQVEQKGKSPSQGWDAASKEIKDVLGQ from the coding sequence ATGCGCACGAGCATCCGCCGGTCCCAGCGGCTGATGGCCCTCGCGGCCGTTGCCGCGTTGACCACGGGGCTGCTGGCAGGCTGCGCCAAGGACTCGAACGACGGCTCGTCGGACGGCTCCGGCGGCGGAAACGGCAGTGGCAAGGGCAAGACCACACTGACCATCGGCACCTTCGGCGTCTTCGGCTACAAGCAGGCCGGCCTCTACGACGAGTACATGAAGCTGCATCCGGACATCAACATCAAGGAGAACGTCACCACCCGCACCGACGTGTACTGGCCGAAGGTGCTCACCCGCCTCCAGGCCGGCTCCGGCACCGACGACATCCAGGCCATCGAGATCGGCAACATCACCGAGGCCGTGCAGACGCAGGCGAGCAAGTTCGTCGACCTCGGCAAGGAGGTCGACAAATCCCAGTGGCTGGACTGGAAGAACGCCCAGGCCACCACCAAGGACGGCAAGCTCATCGGGCTCGGCACCGACATCGGGCCGATGGCCATCTGTTACCGCAAGGACCTGTTCCAGAAGGCCGGGCTGCCGACCGACCGGGACAAGCTCGCCCAGATGTGGAAGGGCGACTGGGCCAAGTACGTCGACGTCGGCAAGCAGTACATGAAGAAGGCGCCCAAGGGCACCAAGTTCGTGGACTCCGCGTCCTCCGTCTACAACGCGGCCCTCGGCGGCGGCGACGAGCGGTACTACGACAAGGACGGCAACGTCGTCTGGGACAAGTCCGACGGCGTGAAGAAGGCCTGGGACGCCGCCATGGACGTCGCCACCAGCGGCATGTCGGCGAAGCTGAAGCAGTTCGACCCGACCTGGGACCAGGGCTACGCCAACGGCACCTTCGCCACGGTCGCCTGCCCGGCGTGGATGATCGGCTACATCGAGCAGAAGTCGGGTGACTCCGGCAAGGGCAAGTGGGACGTGGCGGCGGCGCCCACCGCGGCCAACTGGGGCGGCTCCTTCCTCGGCGTGCCGGTCGCGGGCAAGCACCAGAAGGAGGCCATCGCGCTGGCCAAGTGGCTGACCGCGCCCGAGCAGCAGGCCAAGGTCTTCGCCAAGCAGGCCAGCTTCCCGTCGACCCCGTCGGCGTACGCGAACCTGCAGCCGGCCGCGGACACCACGGCGTACTTCTCGAACGCGCCGATCACGCAGATCTTCGCCGACTCGGCGAAGACCATCCCGGTCCAGTACTTCGGCATCAAGGACCAGCCGATCAACTCCGCGATCACCGACGTCGGCATCCTCCAGGTCGAGCAGAAGGGCAAGTCGCCGTCCCAGGGCTGGGACGCGGCGTCCAAGGAGATCAAGGACGTGCTCGGCCAGTGA